Proteins found in one Brachypodium distachyon strain Bd21 chromosome 5, Brachypodium_distachyon_v3.0, whole genome shotgun sequence genomic segment:
- the LOC100846665 gene encoding trihelix transcription factor ASR3 isoform X1 translates to MSGAGEGSGGGRAARLPRWTRQEILVLIEGKRVVEARGRGRGGRGAGGLAGAEPTKWAAVAEYCRRHGVERGPVQCRKRWSNLAGDYKKIREWERSLLLPSGGKEVSFWAMRNDARRERRLPGFFDREVYDIIEGRGGSRNAAAQAQVVVVEEEGKEKPAQALNSGRGVPEEGLFTSSSASSEDDDDEASVAPPAPVLPSPSPSPAPAHAVVAVTVPDKKNEAPVQDSSEKAATSKGKQQEQIMDDPPPEQGGQKRQRSDDTTGEATDLQGQLIEILDQSSRMVAAQLEAQNINCQLDREQRKDQVSSLLSVLGKVADALYRIADKL, encoded by the exons ATGTCTGGCGCGGGCGAGGGAAGCGGCGGggggcgcgcggcgcggctgCCGCGGTGGACGCGGCAGGAGATACTGGTGCTGATCGAGGGGAAGCGGGTGGTGGaggcgcgcgggcggggcCGCGGGGGCAGGGGCGCGGGAGGGCTAGCGGGGGCGGAGCCGACCAAgtgggcggcggtggcggagtaCTGCCGGCGGCACGGCGTGGAGCGTGGCCCCGTGCAGTGCCGGAAGCGGTGGAGCAACCTGGCGGGGGACTACAAGAAGATCAGGGAGTGGGAGCGCTCCCTGCTGCTGCCGTCCGGGGGCAAGGAGGTGTCCTTCTGGGCCATGCGCAACGACGCGCGCAGGGAGAGGCGGCTCCCGGGCTTCTTCGACCGCGAGGTCTACGACATCAtcgagggccgcggcggctCCCGGAATGccgcggcccaggcccaggtggtggtggtggaagaggaggggaaggAGAAGCCGGCCCAGGCCTTGAACAGCGGCCGTGGTGTCCCTGAGGAGGGGCTTTTCACGTCCTCGTCCGCCTCGTCTgaggatgacgacgacgaagcatccgtcgcgccgccggctccggtTCTTCCGTCTCCGTCTCCTTCTCCGGCCCCTGCCCACGCGGTGGTAGCCGTGACGGTACCCG ACAAGAAGAACGAGGCACCTGTGCAAGATAGCTCAGAGAAAG CAGCTACATCCAAAGGCAAGCAACAAGAACAAATTATGGACGATCCACCACCAGAGCAAGGCGGGCAGAAGAGGCAGCGCAGCGATGACACCACAGGAGAAGCAACTGACCTGCAGGGCCAACTTATTGAGATTCTAGATCAGAGCAGTCggatggtggcggcgcagcTGGAGGCTCAGAACATCAACTGCCAACTGGATAGAGAACAGAGGAAAGACCAAGTGAGTAGCTTGCTCAGTGTGCTTGGCAAGGTGGCCGATGCCCTCTACAGAATCGCTGATAAGCTGTAA
- the LOC100846665 gene encoding trihelix transcription factor ASR3 isoform X2, whose amino-acid sequence MSGAGEGSGGGRAARLPRWTRQEILVLIEGKRVVEARGRGRGGRGAGGLAGAEPTKWAAVAEYCRRHGVERGPVQCRKRWSNLAGDYKKIREWERSLLLPSGGKEVSFWAMRNDARRERRLPGFFDREVYDIIEGRGGSRNAAAQAQVVVVEEEGKEKPAQALNSGRGVPEEGLFTSSSASSEDDDDEASVAPPAPVLPSPSPSPAPAHAVVAVTVPDKKNEAPVQDSSEKATSKGKQQEQIMDDPPPEQGGQKRQRSDDTTGEATDLQGQLIEILDQSSRMVAAQLEAQNINCQLDREQRKDQVSSLLSVLGKVADALYRIADKL is encoded by the exons ATGTCTGGCGCGGGCGAGGGAAGCGGCGGggggcgcgcggcgcggctgCCGCGGTGGACGCGGCAGGAGATACTGGTGCTGATCGAGGGGAAGCGGGTGGTGGaggcgcgcgggcggggcCGCGGGGGCAGGGGCGCGGGAGGGCTAGCGGGGGCGGAGCCGACCAAgtgggcggcggtggcggagtaCTGCCGGCGGCACGGCGTGGAGCGTGGCCCCGTGCAGTGCCGGAAGCGGTGGAGCAACCTGGCGGGGGACTACAAGAAGATCAGGGAGTGGGAGCGCTCCCTGCTGCTGCCGTCCGGGGGCAAGGAGGTGTCCTTCTGGGCCATGCGCAACGACGCGCGCAGGGAGAGGCGGCTCCCGGGCTTCTTCGACCGCGAGGTCTACGACATCAtcgagggccgcggcggctCCCGGAATGccgcggcccaggcccaggtggtggtggtggaagaggaggggaaggAGAAGCCGGCCCAGGCCTTGAACAGCGGCCGTGGTGTCCCTGAGGAGGGGCTTTTCACGTCCTCGTCCGCCTCGTCTgaggatgacgacgacgaagcatccgtcgcgccgccggctccggtTCTTCCGTCTCCGTCTCCTTCTCCGGCCCCTGCCCACGCGGTGGTAGCCGTGACGGTACCCG ACAAGAAGAACGAGGCACCTGTGCAAGATAGCTCAGAGAAAG CTACATCCAAAGGCAAGCAACAAGAACAAATTATGGACGATCCACCACCAGAGCAAGGCGGGCAGAAGAGGCAGCGCAGCGATGACACCACAGGAGAAGCAACTGACCTGCAGGGCCAACTTATTGAGATTCTAGATCAGAGCAGTCggatggtggcggcgcagcTGGAGGCTCAGAACATCAACTGCCAACTGGATAGAGAACAGAGGAAAGACCAAGTGAGTAGCTTGCTCAGTGTGCTTGGCAAGGTGGCCGATGCCCTCTACAGAATCGCTGATAAGCTGTAA
- the LOC100846360 gene encoding uncharacterized protein LOC100846360 has product MAAEGGGGGGGGGGEGFEERVKRLFGSRLFGDVPTSSFPAASWSVAAGDVERQRWARPSEARDEEEERAAADRADTPCASAFYDANGCLRGRRRRPKQDFEADPDDEDEEEDEGGRGVDGRKEEQDEEEEVRVSIGLDPTLDREEEEDRYDRAAFGREDAAERVYMSEIMDAGINMSINTVVPDFLDDAVDEICGFSKDPRADLGAASARLREHNGSVKGGPHSPTRTKECPTVETQSMKNQDISVKPILKRKEEHGDSKPRKRVRFNADLKDQAVELSEHEDSHMVPQSMDVVTTKDNSTPSGSPGVPDYIRNPSKYTCYTLDTPESTDESNRRALADLHNMLGRSDPNKLQPETPFEIPSSLTFIPRKKSVDAMVVDEGPKSSDANSSLVSPAAISSDGTDQCEMDEDDPEASPPPPIQTNSKMNSRRYRSSRADDD; this is encoded by the exons ATGGCGGCCGaggggggcggaggaggaggaggaggaggcggggaggGGTTCGAGGAGCGGGTGAAGCGGCTCTTCGGGTCGCGCCTCTTCGGCGACGTCccgacctcctccttcccGGCCGCTTCCTggtccgtcgccgccggcgacgtcgAGCGCCAGCGCTGGGCGCGCCCCTCGGAGGCccgcgacgaggaggaggagcgcgccgCGGCCGACCGGGCCGACACGCCGTGCGCCTCCGCGTTCTACGACGCCAACGGGTGCCTccgcggccggaggcggcggcccaaGCAGGACTTTGAAGCCGAccccgacgacgaggacgaggaggaggatgaaggCGGGAGAGGTGTGGacgggaggaaggaggagcaggacgaggaagaggaggttAGGGTTTCCATCGGCCTCGACCCGACTCTGGATCGGGAG GAAGAGGAGGACAGATATGATAGAGCGGCATTTGGTAGAGAGGATGCTGCAGAACGTGTGTACATGAGTGAAATCATGGATGCCGGGATTAACATGAGCATCAATACTGTAGTGCCTGATTTCCTTGATGACGCCGTTGACGAGATTTGTGGTTTCTCTAAGGATCCTCGGGCAGATCTTGGTGCAGCATCTGCAAGACTCAGAGAACACAATGGTTCAGTTAAAGGAGGTCCTCATTCTCCAACTCGAACTAAGGAGTGCCCTACTGTTGAGACGCAATCAATGAAAAATCAGGACATCAGTGTGAAGCCTATACtgaagaggaaggaggagcaTGGCGATTCGAAACCAAGGAAACGTGTCAGGTTTAATGCTGATTTGAAAGATCAAGCAGTGGAGCTTTCTGAACATGAAGATTCTCATATGGTTCCCCAATCCATGGATGTGGTAACAACAAAGGACAACTCCACTCCATCTGGGTCACCTGGTGTTCCTGACTACATTAGGAACCCTTCAAAGTACACCTGCTACACTTTGGACACACCAGAGAGTACTGATGAGTCTAACAGGAGAGCTCTTGCAGACTTGCACAATATGTTAGGCAGATCAGATCCCAACAAGTTGCAGCCTGAGACACCTTTTGAGATTCCTAGTTCACTCACGTTCATTCCTCGGAAGAAATCAGTTGATGCCATGGTGGTGGATGAGGGCCCCAAATCTAGTGATGCAAACTCATCTCTTGTTAGTCCGGCAGCAATATCTTCTGATGGAACTGATCAATGTGAGATGGATGAGGATGACCCTGAAGcatcaccgccaccaccgaTACAGACCAATTCTAAGATGAACTCACGTCGTTATAGATCAAGTAGAGCAGATGATGACTAA
- the LOC100833146 gene encoding serine carboxypeptidase-like 45, with product MQLDTIAAAVCAATVLLITNGFLSMASAEDEIRGLPGQPPVSFAQYSGYVAVDAARKRSLFYYFAEAELDPATKPLVLWLNGGPGCSSVGVGAFSENGPFRPSGNALVRNEYSWNKEANMLYLESPAGVGFSYSTDPSFYGGVGDSMTARDNLKFLQGWFAKFPRYKGRDLYITGESYAGHYVPQLAQRIVEFNKKEKLFNLKGIALGNPVLEFSTDFNSRAEFFWSHGLISDSTYNIFSRVCNYSRYVSEYYHGSISPVCDRVMSQVTRETSRFVDKYDVTLDVCISSVLAQSKTLTPQSTQQLSRELDVCVEDETMNYLNRKDVQQAMHARLNGVPKWTVCSSVLEYKQLDLQIPTINTVGMLVKSGIPVLVYSGDQDSVIPLTGSRTLVHRLAKRLRLNATVPYRVWFEGKQVGGWTQVFGDALSFATIRGASHEAPFSQPERSLVLFRAFLAGRPLPESFE from the exons ATGCAGCTGGACACCATTGCTGCGGCGGTCTGTGCAGCCACTGTGCTGCTCATCACCAATGGATTCCTCTCCATGGCCAGTGCGGAGGACGAGATCAgagggctgccggggcagcCGCCGGTCAGCTTCGCGCAGTACTCCGGCTACGTGGCGGTGGACGCCGCTAGGAAGAGGTCGCTCTTCTACTACTTCGCCGAGGCCGAGCTGGATCCGGCCACCAAGCCCCTCGTCCTCTGGCTCAATGGAG GACCTGGGTGTTCATCTGTGGGAGTTGGAGCATTCTCAGAGAATGGACCATTCAGGCCCAGCGGCAATGCTCTTGTGAGGAATGAGTATAGTTGGAACAAAG AGGCCAACATGCTGTATTTGGAGAGCCCTGCAGGGGTGGGTTTCTCCTATTCCACCGATCCATCCTTCTATGGGGGTGTTGGTGACAGCATGACAG CCAGGGACAATTTGAAGTTCTTGCAAGGCTGGTTTGCCAAGTTCCCACGGTACAAGGGCAGGGACTTGTACATCACAGGAGAAAGCTATGCTG GCCACTATGTCCCGCAATTAGCGCAGCGCATAGTCGAATTCAACAAGAAGGAGAAGCTGTTCAATCTGAAAGGCATTGCC TTGGGAAATCCGGTTCTTGAATTCTCGACCGATTTCAACTCAAGAGCCGAGTTCTTCTGGTCGCACGGGCTCATATCAGATTCAACTTACAATATCTTCTCAAGGGTTTGCAACTACTCACGGTATGTGAGCGAGTATTACCACGGCTCGATCAGCCCGGTTTGTGACAGGGTGATGAGCCAAGTGACTAGAGAGACCAGCAGATTCGTCGACAAGTACGACGTCACCCTCGATGTTTGCATTTCTTCAGTCTTGGCGCAGTCCAAGACCCTGACCCCACAG TCTACTCAGCAACTAAGCAGGGAGCTTGATGTGTGCGTCGAGGATGAGACGATGAACTACCTCAACCGAAAAGACGTGCAACAAGCGATGCACGCTCGCCTCAACGGCGTGCCCAAGTGGACGGTTTGCAGCAG TGTTCTTGAGTACAAGCAACTGGACCTCCAGATCCCCACCATCAACACCGTCGGCATGCTTGTCAAGTCCGGCATCCCGGTGCTGGTTTACAG TGGTGATCAGGACTCGGTGATCCCCCTGACGGGCAGTAGGACGCTGGTGCACCGCCTCGCCAAGAGGCTCCGGCTCAACGCCACGGTGCCCTACCGGGTCTGGTTCGAAGGGAAGCAG GTTGGCGGGTGGACGCAGGTGTTCGGCGACGCGCTGTCCTTCGCGACCATCCGGGGAGCGTCGCACGAGGCGCCCTTCTCACAGCCGGAGAGGTCCCTCGTGCTCTTCAGGGCCTtcctcgccggccggccgctgcCGGAGTCCTTCGAGTGA